One region of Chlorobiota bacterium genomic DNA includes:
- the amrB gene encoding AmmeMemoRadiSam system protein B, translated as MTSLPLPELRFGLAAEEVIPGTALLSDPLGYAERSVSIPMDLVFLLELFDGSTTAEQAVEQGSNAGIRCTVAELLDLAEQLSAACFLETPQFHQRKAEVDNAYNALAVRPMALADACYPSNPAEFHRQLDEWLEWDTQPHDRTPPPAIIIPHIDPHVGWRSYARAWNALRETDADTFVIFGVPHVMNYDRFMICEQDFAVPGGVVRTDRQFIKRLRERLRYPATHNQIAHRDEHSIELQAIFLHHLFPNRDIQIVPILHGALWEYVEEGLGSPDSDQRVQDFYQAIGTVAAELGRNVCWIASADLCHIGHKFGDNTSGRQMLKKIREFDESVIDHTLRADASGFIGHVAAVRNRYRICGVAPIYATLRISGARAGKLLHYEQWDNAQEKSAVTYASVGLW; from the coding sequence ATGACCTCACTTCCCCTCCCCGAACTCCGTTTTGGATTGGCCGCCGAAGAAGTGATCCCCGGCACTGCCCTCCTGAGCGACCCGCTTGGATATGCCGAGCGGAGCGTCAGCATCCCGATGGACCTGGTGTTCCTGCTGGAACTGTTCGACGGGTCCACCACTGCCGAGCAAGCCGTTGAGCAGGGAAGCAACGCCGGCATCCGCTGCACCGTTGCCGAACTGCTGGACCTTGCCGAGCAGTTGAGCGCAGCCTGCTTTTTAGAAACCCCGCAATTCCACCAGCGGAAAGCGGAGGTTGACAACGCCTACAACGCCCTTGCCGTCCGCCCGATGGCGCTTGCGGATGCGTGCTACCCCAGCAACCCGGCGGAGTTCCACCGCCAGCTTGATGAGTGGCTGGAATGGGACACCCAACCCCACGACCGCACCCCGCCCCCGGCAATCATCATCCCCCACATTGACCCGCACGTTGGTTGGCGAAGCTACGCCCGCGCCTGGAACGCCTTGCGGGAAACCGATGCCGACACCTTCGTGATTTTTGGCGTGCCGCACGTGATGAACTACGACCGGTTTATGATCTGCGAACAAGACTTTGCAGTCCCCGGGGGCGTGGTTCGTACCGATCGCCAGTTTATCAAACGGCTGCGGGAGCGGCTTCGCTACCCGGCCACCCATAACCAGATTGCCCACCGCGACGAGCATTCCATTGAGCTGCAAGCCATCTTCCTCCATCACCTGTTCCCCAATCGTGATATCCAGATTGTCCCAATCCTCCACGGCGCGTTGTGGGAGTATGTGGAGGAAGGTTTGGGTTCGCCCGATAGCGACCAGCGGGTGCAAGATTTTTATCAAGCAATCGGCACCGTTGCCGCCGAACTTGGCCGAAACGTCTGCTGGATTGCCAGCGCGGATTTATGCCACATCGGCCACAAGTTTGGCGACAACACCAGCGGGCGGCAGATGCTGAAAAAGATTCGCGAGTTCGATGAGTCGGTGATTGACCACACCCTTCGCGCCGATGCTTCGGGCTTTATTGGCCACGTTGCTGCGGTGCGGAACCGCTACCGGATTTGCGGTGTTGCGCCAATCTACGCCACGCTTCGGATTAGCGGCGCACGCGCCGGGAAGCTGCTCCACTACGAGCAGTGGGATAACGCCCAGGAGAAGTCCGCAGTGACGTACGCAAGCGTTGGGCTGTGGTAG
- a CDS encoding IS630 family transposase has product MGVDNSTIYRYAEGYRASKSFEDYIEDKYVCYGGKLSGEQASAVSKELEGHLHHTSKEVVELVCERYGVRYTESGMVALLKRLGFVYKKTSLVLSKGNRAEQEEFLERLAGLLADRGEGEEGGVVYFSDAVHPQHNTRSSYGWIKSGSRYEVRSNTGRERVNINAALNAHDVGDVEVVESERVDSESTIELYAALERKHPSGRIRVICDNARYYRSRRLREWLSSSRIEQVFLPSYSPNLNLIERLWKYMRKKVIDRRYYETKDEFRGAIRRFFNDIEEYRPELERLLTLNFHVL; this is encoded by the coding sequence TTGGGTGTTGATAATTCGACGATATATCGGTATGCCGAAGGGTATCGAGCATCAAAGAGCTTTGAGGATTACATAGAAGACAAGTATGTGTGCTATGGTGGGAAGCTGAGCGGTGAACAGGCATCAGCTGTATCGAAGGAACTGGAGGGACATCTGCATCATACATCGAAGGAGGTAGTGGAGTTGGTGTGCGAGCGTTATGGTGTGCGATATACGGAGAGCGGGATGGTAGCATTGCTGAAGCGTCTGGGCTTTGTGTACAAGAAGACGAGTCTGGTGTTATCGAAGGGGAATCGAGCGGAGCAGGAGGAATTTCTTGAACGTCTGGCGGGATTGCTTGCTGATAGGGGTGAAGGCGAGGAAGGTGGGGTAGTGTATTTCAGTGATGCGGTGCATCCTCAGCACAACACACGGAGCAGTTACGGGTGGATCAAGTCGGGGAGTCGGTATGAAGTGCGATCGAACACGGGTCGGGAACGTGTGAACATCAACGCGGCATTGAACGCGCATGATGTGGGAGATGTGGAGGTGGTGGAAAGCGAGCGGGTGGATAGTGAATCAACGATTGAGTTGTATGCAGCCTTAGAGCGGAAGCATCCGAGTGGAAGGATCAGAGTGATTTGCGACAACGCGAGATACTATCGGAGTCGTCGTTTGCGGGAGTGGTTATCATCATCGCGAATAGAGCAGGTATTTTTGCCGAGTTACTCACCGAATTTGAATTTAATTGAGCGATTATGGAAATACATGAGGAAGAAGGTAATAGACAGGAGGTATTATGAAACGAAGGATGAATTTCGTGGAGCTATCCGAAGATTTTTCAACGATATTGAGGAGTACCGCCCAGAGTTAGAGAGACTTCTAACCCTGAATTTCCACGTGCTCTGA
- a CDS encoding ATP-binding protein, producing the protein MDNQPYKMTLSLNLLNHLGINLYSSVPAVLSEVVANSWDADAELVTITIDSDKIVITDDGNGMAKNDINNRYLSIGYQRRNVPDGSITPKYQRKVMGRKGIGKLSLFSIARNITIYSVKDGEKNGFQMLLADIEKKIQQEESTYYPAELNDFPPDLTRGTRIILRDLKKRQRQTPAALRKQLARRFSILTAKRFAKIRARGNSGLEVSLTLGGTPQYR; encoded by the coding sequence ATGGATAACCAGCCCTATAAAATGACGTTAAGCCTGAACTTGCTTAACCACCTTGGTATTAATCTTTATAGCAGCGTTCCAGCAGTACTGTCCGAGGTAGTTGCAAACTCTTGGGATGCAGATGCTGAACTCGTTACCATAACGATTGATAGTGATAAAATAGTCATCACCGATGATGGTAACGGTATGGCGAAAAACGATATCAACAACCGCTACTTATCAATTGGCTATCAACGGCGCAATGTGCCAGATGGTAGTATTACCCCTAAATACCAGCGGAAGGTGATGGGTCGGAAAGGAATCGGTAAGCTTTCTCTGTTTTCTATTGCCCGTAATATCACCATTTATTCGGTGAAAGATGGAGAAAAAAATGGCTTCCAAATGCTACTTGCCGATATTGAAAAAAAAATCCAACAGGAAGAATCCACATATTATCCTGCTGAACTCAATGACTTTCCACCTGATCTTACTCGAGGTACCCGAATTATCTTACGAGACTTAAAAAAGCGTCAGCGTCAAACTCCTGCTGCGTTACGTAAACAGCTTGCTCGACGGTTTAGTATACTCACTGCAAAGAGGTTTGCGAAAATCAGAGCACGTGGAAATTCAGGGTTAGAAGTCTCTCTAACTCTGGGCGGTACTCCTCAATATCGTTGA
- a CDS encoding DNA cytosine methyltransferase produces MKEISNQSNKKYQINATAVDLFCGAGGLTRGLLDAGISVVAGYDIDSACCFPYEFNNHEAKFYQKNIAEITGEEIERHFPDNHIRVLVGCAPCQPFSKYTQGINAENDTKWGLLSEFQRLIEESQPTIISMENVPGLYMHQVFQRFIKSLADNGYYCASRLQELLVYCPEYGIPQHRKRLVLLASKLGHIRLISPTHQAENYRTVADAIGKLPPLAAGQADPDDPLHRSSSLSERNLARIQHSVPGGSWRDWPEELIADCHKEKSGKSYSSVYGRMVWDQPAPTITTQFYGYGNGRFGHPEQDRGLSLREGAILQSFRPDYQFIEKSDNYHFTTIGRMIGNAVPVRLGEIIGVSIQQHIQSHYG; encoded by the coding sequence ATGAAGGAAATATCAAATCAAAGCAACAAAAAATACCAAATCAATGCTACGGCTGTTGACCTTTTCTGTGGTGCAGGTGGCCTGACTCGTGGGCTCTTGGATGCTGGTATCTCTGTGGTCGCAGGTTATGACATTGATAGCGCCTGCTGTTTCCCATACGAATTCAATAATCATGAAGCAAAATTTTATCAAAAAAATATTGCGGAAATCACTGGAGAAGAAATTGAGAGGCATTTCCCAGATAATCATATACGTGTCTTGGTTGGATGCGCTCCATGCCAGCCATTCTCGAAGTACACACAAGGAATTAATGCTGAAAATGATACAAAGTGGGGATTGCTATCCGAATTTCAGCGATTAATAGAGGAATCACAGCCTACAATCATTAGTATGGAGAATGTTCCAGGGCTATATATGCATCAAGTTTTTCAAAGATTTATCAAATCACTTGCTGATAATGGCTATTACTGTGCTTCTCGCCTTCAGGAATTGCTGGTGTATTGCCCTGAGTATGGCATTCCGCAGCATCGCAAGCGATTAGTCCTCCTTGCTTCAAAACTTGGCCATATACGACTGATCTCACCGACGCATCAAGCTGAAAATTACCGAACTGTTGCTGATGCCATTGGTAAACTTCCACCGCTGGCCGCTGGCCAAGCCGATCCTGATGATCCTCTGCATCGTAGCAGTAGTCTCTCAGAGCGAAACCTTGCTCGCATTCAACACTCAGTTCCGGGAGGGTCTTGGCGTGATTGGCCAGAAGAATTGATTGCCGATTGCCACAAGGAAAAATCAGGGAAATCCTACAGTAGTGTCTATGGTCGCATGGTCTGGGATCAGCCTGCTCCAACTATTACTACCCAGTTTTATGGCTATGGTAATGGACGATTTGGGCACCCAGAACAAGATCGAGGGCTTTCCCTAAGGGAAGGAGCAATACTGCAATCGTTTCGACCCGACTACCAATTCATTGAGAAAAGTGACAACTATCATTTTACAACAATTGGTCGAATGATCGGCAACGCAGTCCCCGTTCGCTTAGGAGAGATAATCGGGGTTTCAATTCAACAACATATCCAGTCTCATTATGGATAA
- a CDS encoding asparagine synthetase B produces the protein MMVAVSTFCAAQSKLLIPMDNSQDDHLKAYGIVYWTLSKGQQADWLLNYRGGSFMIDYADFIAAECRIRGVSFQPISGSQAAAIYSEVQSESNNMDVVRLEQAPKIAVYVPPTFQPWDDAVTLVMQYAEIPYDKIWDKEVLNDQLKKYDWIHLHHEDFTGQYGKFYASFANAPWYLQQVAMLEQTATELGFSKVSKLKLAVADELKKYIGNGGFLFAMCSATDSYDIALAARNTDICDVMFDGDPPAANAQNALDFSQTLAFQNFTLEMNPYIYEYADIDVQPNFNSTAETDFFTLFDFSAKHDPVPSMLTQCHVGVVGGFMGQTTAYHKEFIKKNVIVLAEKEGTDEVKYLTGNYGRGTFTFYGGHDPEDYQHAVSDPPTDLSLHKNSPGYRLILNNILFPSAKKKKQKT, from the coding sequence ATGATGGTGGCGGTTAGCACCTTCTGCGCCGCGCAGTCGAAGCTCCTGATCCCGATGGACAACTCGCAGGATGACCACCTGAAGGCCTACGGCATTGTCTATTGGACCCTATCGAAAGGGCAGCAGGCCGATTGGTTGCTGAACTACCGTGGCGGATCGTTTATGATTGATTATGCCGATTTCATCGCTGCCGAATGCCGCATCCGTGGGGTCAGTTTCCAGCCGATTAGCGGATCCCAGGCGGCGGCCATTTACAGCGAGGTGCAATCGGAAAGCAACAACATGGACGTGGTGCGGCTTGAGCAAGCCCCGAAAATCGCCGTCTATGTTCCCCCAACGTTCCAGCCGTGGGACGACGCGGTGACGCTGGTGATGCAGTACGCCGAAATCCCCTACGACAAAATTTGGGACAAGGAGGTGCTGAACGATCAACTGAAAAAGTACGATTGGATCCACCTTCACCACGAAGACTTCACGGGGCAGTACGGGAAATTTTACGCCAGCTTCGCCAACGCGCCGTGGTATCTGCAGCAGGTGGCGATGCTGGAGCAAACCGCCACCGAGCTTGGATTCAGCAAGGTGAGCAAGCTGAAGTTGGCGGTGGCCGATGAGTTGAAAAAGTACATTGGCAATGGGGGATTCCTGTTCGCCATGTGCTCGGCCACCGACAGCTACGACATCGCCCTTGCCGCGCGCAACACCGACATCTGCGACGTGATGTTCGACGGCGACCCGCCAGCCGCCAACGCCCAAAACGCGCTGGACTTCAGCCAGACGCTGGCCTTCCAGAATTTCACGTTGGAGATGAACCCGTACATCTACGAGTACGCCGACATTGATGTGCAGCCGAACTTCAACTCCACCGCCGAAACCGACTTCTTCACGCTGTTCGACTTCTCGGCAAAGCATGATCCGGTCCCTTCGATGCTGACCCAATGCCATGTTGGTGTGGTTGGCGGATTCATGGGCCAGACCACCGCCTACCACAAGGAGTTCATCAAGAAAAACGTGATTGTGCTGGCCGAGAAGGAGGGAACCGATGAGGTGAAATATCTGACCGGAAACTACGGGCGCGGAACCTTCACTTTTTATGGCGGCCACGACCCTGAGGATTACCAGCACGCCGTCAGCGATCCCCCCACCGATTTATCGCTCCACAAAAACTCCCCAGGCTACCGCCTTATCCTGAACAACATCCTGTTCCCTTCGGCAAAGAAGAAAAAGCAGAAGACGTGA
- the tgt gene encoding tRNA guanosine(34) transglycosylase Tgt, producing the protein MKLQILHTDPTTQARTGWFQTDRGIVPTPIFMPVGTRAAVKALRSADLKSLDAAIILGNTYHLYLRPGNDTMGKMGGLHQFMNWDRPILTDSGGFQVFSLKDLCKVREHGVEFQSHIDGSRHTFTPENVVETQRVIGSDIAMVLDECPPALSTLAEHRHSMERSMRWARRAKEHHDRTPFLYGARQALFGIAQGGLDHDLRRQSAEALMEIGFDGYAIGGLAVGESTEVMYEVVERVAPQLPADQPRYLMGVGTPQNLLECVARGVDMFDCVMPTRNARNGTAFTWRGRVNLRNARHSTDSSPIDPECTCETCRNYSRGYIRHLLNVDEMTGCTLATIHNVAFYLNLMEMARKKIESGQFGAWMRQTIAHMERPE; encoded by the coding sequence TTGAAGCTGCAGATTCTCCATACCGACCCAACCACCCAAGCCCGCACGGGGTGGTTCCAAACCGACCGCGGGATTGTCCCCACGCCAATCTTCATGCCGGTGGGAACCCGCGCCGCCGTGAAGGCCCTCCGCTCGGCGGACCTGAAAAGCCTGGACGCGGCGATTATCCTGGGGAACACCTACCACTTGTACCTTCGCCCCGGCAACGACACGATGGGGAAGATGGGGGGGCTTCACCAGTTTATGAACTGGGATCGCCCTATTCTTACCGACTCCGGCGGCTTCCAAGTTTTTTCGCTGAAGGACCTCTGCAAGGTTCGCGAACATGGCGTGGAGTTCCAGTCGCACATTGACGGATCCCGCCACACGTTCACTCCGGAAAATGTTGTGGAGACGCAGCGGGTCATCGGCTCGGACATCGCGATGGTGCTGGACGAATGCCCGCCGGCACTAAGCACCCTTGCCGAGCATCGGCACTCCATGGAACGCTCGATGCGGTGGGCACGCAGGGCAAAGGAGCATCACGACCGAACTCCATTTTTGTACGGTGCGCGCCAAGCTCTGTTTGGGATTGCCCAAGGGGGATTGGACCACGACCTGCGCCGCCAAAGCGCCGAAGCATTGATGGAAATCGGGTTCGACGGCTACGCGATTGGGGGGCTGGCCGTGGGGGAATCCACCGAGGTGATGTATGAGGTTGTGGAGCGAGTCGCCCCGCAGCTTCCTGCGGATCAACCCCGTTACCTGATGGGCGTTGGGACCCCGCAAAACCTGCTGGAATGCGTTGCCCGGGGGGTGGATATGTTCGACTGTGTGATGCCCACGCGGAACGCACGCAACGGCACGGCATTCACGTGGCGCGGGCGGGTGAACTTGCGCAACGCACGCCACAGCACCGACAGCTCCCCGATTGATCCAGAATGTACCTGCGAGACCTGCCGCAACTACTCACGCGGCTATATCCGTCATCTGCTTAACGTTGATGAGATGACCGGCTGCACGCTGGCAACCATCCACAACGTGGCGTTCTACTTGAACCTTATGGAGATGGCACGGAAGAAGATTGAGAGCGGCCAGTTCGGCGCCTGGATGCGCCAGACGATCGCGCACATGGAACGTCCCGAATAA
- the yajC gene encoding preprotein translocase subunit YajC, giving the protein MNISILAFQAGGGLLGMLIPFVLIFAIMYFLVIRPQQKRMKEQQALLASVRRGDEVTLSGGMYGKVAQVEEKTVLIEIARNTQVKFDKGAIQTIVTRGDEA; this is encoded by the coding sequence ATGAACATTTCAATCCTTGCTTTTCAGGCGGGTGGTGGGCTGCTGGGAATGCTGATTCCCTTCGTGCTGATCTTTGCCATCATGTACTTCCTGGTAATCCGCCCGCAGCAGAAGCGGATGAAAGAACAACAAGCACTGCTGGCCAGCGTCCGGCGCGGCGATGAGGTGACACTCAGCGGCGGGATGTATGGCAAGGTGGCACAAGTGGAGGAAAAAACAGTGCTGATCGAGATTGCACGGAACACCCAAGTGAAATTCGACAAAGGGGCAATCCAAACCATTGTCACCCGAGGCGACGAGGCGTAG
- a CDS encoding bifunctional 3,4-dihydroxy-2-butanone-4-phosphate synthase/GTP cyclohydrolase II, translated as MMNSIQKALEDLRAGKVIIVVDDENRENEGDFVAAAEKCTPEMINFILHHGRGMLCAPITEGRAKELSLEMMSPVNTSLHETPFTVMIDYRHGTTTGISTDDRAATIRAIGNPNARAHDFVRPGHIAPLRAVDEGVLRRAGHTEAVVDMVRLAGLYPAGLLCEILNEDGTMARMPQLEELAKRFDLTIVTIADLIRYRLSREKLVQKVVEVNLPTDYGSFRLHLYHNLLDGKEHMALVKGDIHTGDPVLVRVHSECFTGDTLGSLRCDCQWQLHAAMRQVEREGNGVVLYMRQEGRGIGLTNKLKAYALQDQGKDTVEANEALGFKADLRDYGLGAQILVDLGIRDMRLMTNNPKKVVGLESYGLNIVERVPIEVMPNEFNARYLQTKKEKLGHMIEPNGTAPQEQEA; from the coding sequence ATGATGAACTCTATCCAAAAAGCCCTTGAAGACCTTCGCGCCGGAAAGGTGATTATCGTTGTTGACGATGAGAACCGCGAGAACGAAGGGGATTTTGTTGCCGCTGCCGAAAAGTGCACGCCGGAGATGATCAACTTCATTCTTCATCATGGCCGGGGGATGCTGTGCGCGCCGATTACCGAGGGGCGGGCAAAAGAGTTGAGCTTGGAGATGATGTCCCCGGTGAACACCTCGCTGCACGAAACCCCCTTCACCGTGATGATTGATTATCGCCACGGAACAACCACCGGGATTTCCACCGACGACCGCGCCGCAACAATACGCGCAATTGGCAACCCCAACGCCCGCGCCCACGACTTCGTTCGCCCGGGCCACATTGCTCCGCTTCGGGCGGTGGATGAAGGGGTGCTGCGCCGCGCAGGCCACACCGAGGCCGTGGTGGATATGGTGCGGCTTGCGGGATTGTACCCCGCCGGGCTTCTTTGCGAAATCCTGAACGAGGATGGAACAATGGCGCGGATGCCGCAGCTGGAGGAGCTTGCCAAACGCTTCGACCTCACCATCGTCACCATTGCCGATTTAATCCGCTACCGCCTCTCGCGCGAGAAATTGGTCCAGAAAGTGGTGGAGGTGAACCTGCCAACCGATTACGGCAGCTTCCGGCTTCACTTGTACCACAACCTGCTGGACGGGAAGGAGCACATGGCGTTGGTGAAAGGGGATATCCACACCGGCGACCCGGTGCTGGTGCGCGTCCACAGCGAGTGCTTCACCGGCGACACGCTTGGCTCGCTCCGCTGCGATTGCCAGTGGCAGCTGCACGCGGCAATGCGCCAAGTGGAGCGCGAAGGGAATGGCGTGGTCCTGTACATGCGTCAAGAAGGGCGCGGCATTGGGCTGACCAACAAGCTGAAAGCCTACGCCTTGCAGGACCAGGGGAAGGACACCGTGGAGGCAAACGAAGCACTGGGCTTCAAGGCCGACCTGCGCGATTACGGCTTGGGGGCGCAAATCCTTGTGGACCTTGGAATCCGCGATATGCGGCTGATGACCAACAATCCCAAAAAAGTTGTCGGGCTGGAAAGCTACGGCCTGAACATCGTGGAGCGGGTCCCGATCGAGGTGATGCCGAACGAGTTCAACGCACGCTATCTGCAAACCAAAAAGGAAAAGCTGGGCCACATGATTGAGCCAAACGGAACCGCACCGCAGGAGCAGGAAGCATAA
- the lepB gene encoding signal peptidase I, which produces MATPPAAAAPPERGLLRFGARVLVGLVAVVLLLRMFVLEPYTIPTGSMNATLLEGDAILVGKLPYVIRSPQTIPFTTISIPHFQIAGLGQLERGEVVVFDSPGTKPERYVKRCVAIAGDTVQFRDGRFFINGEELPPSPNDPLATLAVPHATARRAPVDSARVHPLFRLRQPIVLPREGDEITVDSISIAQWGGLIQSEGVSVEFRNNIPFLGGLPATRYAFRHSYFLAFGDNSGNSRDSRMFGPVRYDNLVGQAWFIYWSRDAEGEVRWGRIGNCVE; this is translated from the coding sequence TTGGCAACGCCACCGGCGGCGGCGGCCCCACCTGAGCGGGGATTGCTTCGGTTTGGGGCGCGGGTGCTGGTGGGGCTTGTTGCGGTTGTTCTGCTGCTTCGGATGTTTGTGCTGGAGCCATACACCATCCCCACCGGCTCGATGAACGCCACCCTTCTTGAAGGGGATGCGATTCTGGTGGGCAAGCTGCCGTACGTGATTCGTTCGCCGCAAACCATTCCGTTCACCACAATCTCCATCCCACATTTCCAGATTGCCGGGTTGGGCCAGCTTGAGCGGGGGGAGGTGGTGGTGTTCGATTCCCCGGGGACCAAGCCGGAGCGATACGTGAAGCGTTGCGTGGCGATTGCTGGCGATACCGTCCAGTTCCGCGACGGGCGTTTTTTTATCAACGGAGAGGAGCTTCCCCCCAGCCCCAACGACCCGCTGGCCACGCTGGCGGTTCCCCACGCCACCGCACGCCGCGCACCGGTTGACAGCGCACGGGTCCACCCGCTGTTCCGCCTGCGCCAGCCGATTGTGCTTCCCCGCGAAGGGGATGAGATCACGGTGGACTCCATCAGCATCGCCCAGTGGGGCGGGTTGATTCAATCCGAAGGGGTCAGCGTGGAATTCCGGAACAACATTCCGTTTTTGGGCGGGCTTCCCGCCACCCGCTACGCCTTCCGCCACAGCTATTTTTTGGCGTTCGGCGACAACTCCGGCAACAGCCGCGACAGCCGGATGTTCGGCCCGGTTCGGTACGATAACCTTGTTGGCCAGGCATGGTTCATCTATTGGTCACGCGATGCGGAAGGGGAGGTCCGTTGGGGAAGGATTGGAAACTGTGTGGAGTGA
- a CDS encoding phospholipase, translated as MVEHHIAVPRTARYFTIGTPGAQIGRLWYVLHGYGQLAERFLREFEVLDDGATLVVAPEGLSRMYLRGGNGTIGASWMTSEDRLNEISDYLGFLNLLHSRLIPQLSNPTLAITLLGFSQGAATAGRWLASGGIAATQLLLCGGLLPPEFLPQQLGQTSAAFLIGREDAFVNREELQAQRTALQSAGKAVQVVEFDGGHCVPINELGRFSSATHQHSLSAG; from the coding sequence ATGGTTGAGCATCACATTGCCGTCCCCCGCACGGCGCGCTATTTCACCATTGGAACGCCCGGGGCGCAGATTGGGCGTTTGTGGTACGTGCTGCATGGATATGGCCAACTGGCCGAGCGGTTCCTTCGGGAGTTTGAGGTGTTGGACGACGGCGCAACGCTGGTGGTGGCCCCGGAAGGGCTGTCGCGAATGTACCTGCGCGGCGGCAATGGCACCATCGGCGCGTCGTGGATGACCAGCGAAGACCGGCTGAACGAGATCAGCGATTACTTGGGGTTCCTGAACTTGCTCCACTCCCGGCTGATTCCGCAGCTCTCCAACCCTACCCTTGCCATCACTCTGCTTGGTTTCTCGCAGGGGGCGGCCACCGCGGGGCGGTGGCTGGCAAGCGGCGGAATTGCGGCGACCCAGTTACTGCTGTGCGGGGGTTTGCTCCCCCCGGAATTCTTGCCCCAGCAGCTTGGCCAAACCAGCGCAGCATTCCTTATTGGCCGCGAGGATGCGTTTGTGAACCGCGAGGAATTGCAGGCGCAGCGCACCGCATTGCAGTCCGCCGGGAAAGCCGTGCAGGTGGTGGAGTTTGATGGTGGGCATTGCGTTCCCATCAACGAGTTGGGACGGTTTTCATCAGCAACACACCAACACTCCCTTTCTGCTGGTTAG